The Pichia kudriavzevii chromosome 3, complete sequence nucleotide sequence TCTTTTCGCATCgtgtttttcttcctcaattCTCTGGCTTAGCCACGAATTATACTGTGTTTCATCTATATTTGAAGGCGCAGACCTCTCCTCTTGCAAAAGTGCAGAACGAAAGGGATTGTTTGTCGAAATTCGTCTGGAAGACCCCGTCGAAGTGGCAGATTGGTTGGAGTGATggtacattttttttcgaaaAGTCTTGTCAGTCCCGTTCCACCGTATGTATAGCTTTTATGGGTAtaaactgaaatttttgagaGTATAGATGCTGTACTACTTGTTTGAGCTCGTGTACAATGTGGTATAAATTAAAGTCTGGTGCCaaacaattcttcttttgcCTTAACAATTCTTCTCTATATCTAAGGCCAGTAAATATCCTACTAACTAGCTCtttcaatattcaaaacaCTGTCTATAGTCTTGAGAAATTTAAAAGGTGTATCCTTACCGACAGGGTCACTTTAAGTAGAAAGGTGAGCAGACCTTGTCAGCAAGGCAAACCCATTTTCTTCCAGCGTGCTGATTCGAGGAAAACTGgaaaatctaaaaaaacaaaagaaaaaacaaaacagaATGGCTGAGCATGTTTTTCGTGTCAAGCGTATACTTCCTATTTGGGCAATTTCGAGGGCCTGGACCCTGTTTCTCCTGTAATTGAAGACCATCTCCCTGTGTTGGGGATCAAGGTATTTGTTTAGCtttatatacatatatacaGTTACTAGGACACGGATGAATGTAAATCCACTGTTTATTTCttaatttgattttggcGACTAATAGCAGCAGCACGTGTAATCACCGCAAGGGTTTCCTCCTTGAGTTCTTCTTGTGCAGCCTTTATAAGGTCAACGTCAAAGAGATCACCGTTTCTAGAATCGTTGATCATCCGCTTCACAATCTCGATATGTCGAGTCAGACTCGAGCGGTCCTCTTCGCTCATATACTCCCCCCAATCCTTAACTGCCTGCTCAGTGTCAAAGAcaatcaattccaaattatTCACATGCTTGAGATAGCTCATTCTCTTGGCGTCTTCCTTGGTAGTTTCCTTGCTCTTTTTCACTAGATCTTCAATCTCGTCTTTGCTCATACCAGTCTTCCCGAAAACAGTAATGGACGATTTCTTCCCCGTATCCTTATCCTTGGCACTGACTTTGATGATGCCATCTGCATCGATGTCAAACAAAACCTCTATTTGGGGGACACCTTTTGGCTTGGGTGGTATATCGGTCAATTTGAACTTACCGATTAATTTATTATCGGCAACTAGGGGACGTTCACCTTGATATACATTGATATCAATAGAATTTTGTCCATCAACGGCAGTGGAGTAGACTTGCTTTATTTTACATGGAACAGTAGTATTTCTAGGAATCAATGGTGAATATAGTCCACCATAAGTTTCAATACCGAGGGTCAATGGAGTGAcatccaacaacaacacgTCTTTGACACTACCAGATAGTACTGCACCTTGAATGGCCGCACCTAATGCAACCGCTTCATCAGGATTGACATTGgtatttggttttcttccaaaaaaGTCTTCCACAACCTTCCGTATCTTAGGCATTCTAGTCATGCCACCAACCAAAATCACGTCGTCAATatcttccttcttcaagtcTGCATCAACTAATGCCTTCTTAAGAGGTGCAATAGTTTTGCTAATTAATGGCATGCTCATCTCATCCAATTCATCTTCAGTGAGTTCAATACTGATGCTTTCAGCCTTGGTAATAAAGGGAAGATCAATTCGTGTCGTTTTAACGTGACTCAACTCAATTTTGGCCTTTTCTGCAGCTTCCTTGATTCTTTGTATTGCACTTATATCTCCACTCAAATCGATACCACTCTGTTCCTGGAATTTATCCAATATGTACTGAACAAgcaaattatcaaaatcttctcCTCCTAAATGGGTATCACCGTTGGTACTAATTACTTCAAAGACTCCATCTTCTATATCCAATAtagaaatatcaaatgTACCACCACCTAAATCATAGACAGCAACAATCCCATCATTCTTATTACCTAGCCCATACGCCAATGATGCTGCAGTTGGCTCATTCATGACTCTGATTACATTCAGCCCTACCAATTCACCGGCAGTCTTAGTAGCTTGTCTTTGAGAGTCATTGAAATAAGCCGGCACGGTAACAACtgcatttttgatttggcCATCAGGCACCCCCAATGATTTCTCAGCCACATGCTTCATCTCCTTCAATATCAAACCGGCAATCTGTTCTGGTGAATAGATGAGGTTTTCACCAACCGTAGTCTGTATCCATGCATCTCCATTTGGACTAGGAACGATGGAATATGGCATGAGCTCTACATCTTTCTTAACTTCCTCATCGTCGTATTTCCTACCTATCAATCTTTTAGTGGCGTACAAAGTATTGGTAGGATTTATTACCCACTGTCTTTTAGCAAGTTCTCCAACAAGCACATCACCAGCAGGAGTGAACGCAACGATGCTTGGCGTGGTTCTCTTACCCTGGTTATTCTCCAATATTTTCGGTTGCTTACTGAGATGATCAACATATGCAACGGCAGAGTTGGTGGTTCCCaaatcaataccaataacCGTCTTTGGCCCGCTTGACGTGGTGTTGAGTCGATTGGTAACTTTCGATACTCCAATTACggagtttttcaaaactttccCTCTTTGTTGGATCctagaaaaataaaacatttCCTCTTGACGACGTACATACACCTCTAGTCTCTGTTTAGGAAGACACTGGCAAAGGGCAATAAGGACTAATAGCGTCTTTAAGAAATGGGTTCTTTATAGTACACAATGAAGCGCGCTGCCATGTTTGGATAGTACAAAAAATCCCCCCCTATTGGGTTTATTAAGGGCTGTAGTGATATTATACAAGTACTTAGAGTTCTAACAAGAGGGGGAAAGGGGAACCTATATATTGGAGGAGTAGAAGACAGCCGACACAGATGCAATTAAGCATCAATAACAGGACCCATTCCAATTGATCTCCATCCATGCATGTCCATATTCCAGCCTTTCCATTGTGCCAATCTTTCTTTAACGTCGACAATATCCATAAAATCTTGCGAGTTAttcttgatattgaaattaGTCAAGTTTTGGAAACTTGAAGTATTCTGTAGGGAATATACATCCATAGACCCTTGTCCATGTGTGTTGTTTTTTGAACCTTCCAGTTGTCGTGTCAGACGTAAtacttcttctctttgtgTCTTGAGTTCATGCTtaacattttcaagttccaTTTCCAGATCCATCTTGGTTAGTTTAAGCTCAAGATTTTCTGCCTTCAATTCTCCAACTTCAGAGtgtaatttttcattggatTCCTGAAGTTCTGCAATTGTTGTTTGTAATGCAGAAGTCAAAAACGTAGACTCTTGCGTTGCTTGCCCATTGGATATTATTGCTGACAGAGAGACATCGCTCTTTGTCTCCTCTTGTTGATCGCcattgtcattgtcatttGAGGCCTTATTATCCACGATCGGGGCAACTTCATCTCCCCCCTTTTCGACCTTGTTGCCTGGTGTCTCTGGACCTTCGGTATCACTTGATTCATTAGCATCTTTCAATGGCAAATTGCCATTTTCTACAGATTCATTCTGGCAAGGATCGCTAGAGTCGCCTTCTCCACTTGGTGCACCCACCGACTTCTCAGACTTTAATGGTTCCTCTTTTTCAGAGACATGTGTTTCACTCTCTCCGGTTTCTTGCAATTCCTCTACAACGCCCTTTTCCTCATCTACAACGCCCTTTTCCTCATCTACAACATCCGCTTGCTCATCTACACCACCTTTTCCCTCCACCATAGGCGATTTCTCCTCTAAAACCACCGGTGCAGTCTCTGGTTCAGGCGTCTCACTTGTTGCCAGCTTCCCCTTCTTacccttcttcttctttttgttcttcttcagttCTTCAAACTTCTTTCTTGCAGCCTCTAGCTTCGCCTCTTTGCTTAACTCGTCATCACTCATATTTGTCTGTCAACAGTTACTCACCGTGTCTCTCTCCAAACCATTTctcccaaaaaaaaaaaaacgccCCTCCTTTTTGTACACACGAAATTAGCCCTTCTCCTTTATTACAGAGACCTTGCCAACTGGAAACACTTGCGCGAAATAAAGAGAATTTACATTGgataggaaaaaaaaaaaaaagaataataGCAGAGACAAAAATCCCTAAAATACTCTCGTAGATTGGAAAATCAGTTCAATATGTCcgagaaaaagagaagaattaCCCTTTTGGGGAAAGTGTAAACAGAGAACCTCTTATAAGACTGCCCAAAGCGGGAAGTTGTAGATTCTAGCTTCGGTAAGTGTAGATGTCTCTGTAtgtttttgtgttttgtCAATGTTAGTGTTGAATGTTAGGTGTGCTTGTctgtgtgtgtgtgtgcGTGTGTGTGTAATTTCTCTACTTGGgtgttttcaaactttgCTAGAGTGATTACCTTCAAAGAGTCTTCTCTTATTATAATCAAGTGTTTTCGTTTCTAAATTATTGTTTGGACAATTTGTTAACCGGTGTGTGCTGAATAGGCTgcaatcaaataaaaatgacATCAATGATAACGGCAATGCCAGGAGAGAAGAGTtttgccaattttttctGGTCAAAAGATTCAAGCGGGTTTGAAATTCTATCAAGTCAAAATCAGAAAGGCACAAAAACGTTAAATTCGTTATCCATTTTCTACAAGGAGTTTCAGACACTGGAAAATGAGTACTCAAGGAGATTCACCTCTTTAGTAAAGAAACTGAATATTTCGAAACATGAATATGGTGGGTCCTTGCAGGGAAGCTTAGAAACTTTCCAAGAGCAGTGTACCAAAATCGCCGAAGCACATTCACTCCAATCGAGACGAGTCAACGACTCTTTGCAAATTCCACTATTAGAGCTGATTGGAGAAAGAAAGGCAAGGGAGAAATCATTAGAGGCAAAGGTCCAACAAGTATGGTTACAACTCTCCGACTATAAAGGCAAATGCGATTCCAAGAGCTtgaaatatgaaaaaatttGGAAGGAGATCAATACTTTGAAAAGTACAAGATTAACTTTGGATAATCGTGAAGCTCAAAAGcttcaagagaaaatcaacGCTTTAAAGCAGAAGATGTATGTCATTAGGGAGGAAAATTACGAATTGACTAGAAAATATAACGAGCAATTGGATCATTGGCTGTCACTATGGTGGGATTCATGCAATGAGTTACAGGTCTCCGAAGAGAAGAGaatcaagtttttgaaacGTAGCCTGTGGGAATTTGcaaatattgaaagtaCCTTCTCTGTGGAACAAGATCAATATGCAGAAAATATCAGGTCTTCTCTGCAGGAATGTAGTGCAGAAAGGGACATTGCCTCTTTCATCAACGAGTTTCAGACAGGGGATAACATGCTGGCGCCCTtggaatttattgattttgcaaaCAATCAATCGAGGCCAGTAGTAATGGAGACGACAAGAAAGTTTAATATAAATGATATTCCTAGTATaagagagaaaattgaaaaacaacatcAGTCAAGgcagaaaaagaagaaccCTCCACCAAAGGTAGACGAACTTACCGATATGGCTTTTGAGATGATtggaaaatcaaaggaaactttcaaagaacTACAAGAGCAGGCACAAAAGGAAGTTTCGCAAATGAAACTATCTACGCCGCatgaaattgattcaaAATCAGTGTCTGAACCAAGCACGTTTAAAGTGATGTCTGATTATTCCACACATACCGACCAAACAAGTGTTCTCTCACAAGATGCCAATGccagttttgaaaatgatattgatCTACATATTGCACACTTAAACAAGCCGCAAGCGGGTGATGATAGTTTTGATAGATCGGATATTTCTGAATCTCACGATTGcttggaaaagaaaaataacGTTCCTCTCTCAGAAGCAGGGACTATCCATACATCCAATCATGAAAAGACTTTTTCAGTGAAGAATGATATTTTAAGGGAGTCTATGTCACCAAcgaaaaaaacaaattccAGGACAGCCAAACTAAATACATTCGCCAATCTTGTAAAGACTAAATTTGAGATTGCACCGCAGAATCAAAACTGTACGAAAATATCCCGTTTAGGGAATAGGTTATCGAGCAACTCCTTGATGCTGTCAcctgaagaaattgaaaaatctagAATAGCTCTTGCTCCACAACGGAAATTGTCAAATggaatgaaaaaatcaaaatcacaGTATaattttgagaataaaCATGTTAATATGGAGTATCTCCCATCATTCTCTTCAGAAGGATTCCCAGTGATTGTCCATTGTCGGGCCAAATACAGTTACACGCCAGCTATACCAGAGGAGTTGGCCTTCAAAAAGAGAGACATCCTCCTCATCCTTCACAAACAACCTGATGGCTGGTGGTTTGCCGAAAACATGAGGACAGGTGACTCTGGTGTTGCCCCAAGCAACTACCTGACTGAGATCTGAGATATTCCGAGATCGAACCCCCTGCTGTTGGAAGGTTTAGTAAGTTTCAACTCCAGTGAAATGATTGACATCCCAAAACGCTGGTTACCCTTTACGGTAATACCGGAATCcggaaaataaaaaaaaattaccgATCGCATGTCTTTCGGGTGAAGGAtaatccttttttttcccattaATTATCCGGACCCTGTCGATAATAAAACCATCAGTCATTAGGAAGTTCACAGATACCTATACTTTTCCATGCATGATGGTAATGTTTGTTTTgtgatttctttttcttcaaagtaTAAAAGGGGCCACATAGGTCCAATCCACTTGAGTTATTCTATCATTCCCAAgtttatcttcaataaacCATCAAATAACCATGACAGTCAGTGAAATAAAACCACTATCAGTTcctgttgaagaaatcaaaagaaaactagCGTCAAAGCAAGACATCGGATTTGTCTTTGACATTGATGGTGTTTTACTCAGGGGTAAGCAAAGAATAGTAGAAGCAACTGAAATGATCACTTATCTacaaagagagaaaattCCATTCATTTTATTAACTAATGGTGGAGGAATGAcggaagaaaagagaattaACTTTATCAATATGACATTACAATTGGAAACTCCTATACATGCTGATCAGTTGGTCCAGGCACATACACCAATGAAAACCTTAATACCGCATCACAAGAGAGTGCTTGTATGTGGAGGCccaaatgatgatatcaGAGAAGTTGCTCTGAATTATggatttgaagatgttatCAGACCAGTTGATGTGATTAGGGCAAACCCAACGGTATGGCCTTATCATATGTTCACCGAGGAGCAAATCAGAACATGGGGAAAGGATCCAAGTATTACTAAACTAGATGTTGACGGCACTGGATGTAGGGAAAATCTACCAATTGATTCCGTCTTGTGTTTTAATGATTCGAGGGCATTGGCAACTGAAATTCAACTGATTTCAGATTTATTGAACTCTGAAAACGGTGTCCTTGGGACTAGAAGGGCTATCAAGTCAAGTAAACCTGCAATTCCGATAGTCTTCTCAAATAATGACTTCCTATGGGCCAACGAGTTCCCATTGCCTAGGTTTGCAATGGGTATCCTAAAGATGTCAACTCAAACAATATATTCTAAACTAAATGGAGGTCAACAGCTAGAGCAACTTACACTTGGAAAGCCTGAAAAAGTGTGTTACGATTATGCACATCACATTTTAATCAACTGGAGAAACGTTTTATTGGGCGTCAACAAACCAGGAAACGTTTGTCAACCAAGCTTGAATGATCCTCCTGTTTGTAGTCCATTTAAGAAAGTTTACATGGTTGGTGACAATCCGGAAAGTGACATCACTGGTGGTAATCGATATGGCTGGGGGACTATCTTGGTCAAGACTGGTGTTTATAAAGAAGGCGATTTTGAGAGAAATCCTGGTACATCTAAACCAAGCTTAGGTGTATTCAACAACGCCAAGGAGGGGGTCATGCATGCACTTAAATTGAATGGTCTAGCGTGATACCATACTTTTATAGTTCTATTTACTTAATTCGGAACTCTTTTGGTTTGTAAATTTATATATGCTATTATACAATGTTCATAATTTTCTTAACATAGTAATAGCATGTAATAGAGAATACTGCCATACCTGTCACTATCATCCAGAAccaattcaaattatcaacatcttGGCCCGGAACAAGACAATTCATCCCCCATAGACCTGTTACAATATTCAGAGGCAAAACAATCGTACCCATGATAGTTATCTTTCCCAAAATATCGTTCATATCATTATTCACTTTAGTCATGTCAATATTAATCTGCGCTAAGTAGTTCGAGTGTGACCGTGCGAGTAGCTTCTCATAATGATTTAGGTTTTGAAACATAGTAACAATATGATCCTGAATATCACCTAAATATAAACCAATTTCACTCCTAGGTGCTCCTCCCCATTGCTCGTTGTACCTTTTGGAAAAACCTTTGATAACATCGGCCTTAGATCCTAATAGTCGGACTAATGACATAACACGTCTCCGGCAATCACCGATTCTCCTTAACATGtcacctttttttttccaactGACGATCCTCGTATTTGCTGTACTGTTActagaagaagttgatcTTGTGTAAATGGAATCTTTATCACCACTTATGTTTGAGTTTCTCCTCTTCATTTTAAACCATACTGggttttcttcatcttcagttTCAGAATCCGATTCAGGTTCACTATCTGAAGAATCTCCTGATTGCATTCTGataatttcatcttcaatttcgtTAACTTCATTTTGAATGGCGTCGATTAGTGGAGCAAACGCATCAGTG carries:
- a CDS encoding uncharacterized protein (PKUD0C08450; Pfam Domains: HSP70(0)); amino-acid sequence: MFYFSRIQQRGKVLKNSVIGVSKVTNRLNTTSSGPKTVIGIDLGTTNSAVAYVDHLSKQPKILENNQGKRTTPSIVAFTPAGDVLVGELAKRQWVINPTNTLYATKRLIGRKYDDEEVKKDVELMPYSIVPSPNGDAWIQTTVGENLIYSPEQIAGLILKEMKHVAEKSLGVPDGQIKNAVVTVPAYFNDSQRQATKTAGELVGLNVIRVMNEPTAASLAYGLGNKNDGIVAVYDLGGGTFDISILDIEDGVFEVISTNGDTHLGGEDFDNLLVQYILDKFQEQSGIDLSGDISAIQRIKEAAEKAKIELSHVKTTRIDLPFITKAESISIELTEDELDEMSMPLISKTIAPLKKALVDADLKKEDIDDVILVGGMTRMPKIRKVVEDFFGRKPNTNVNPDEAVALGAAIQGAVLSGSVKDVLLLDVTPLTLGIETYGGLYSPLIPRNTTVPCKIKQVYSTAVDGQNSIDINVYQGERPLVADNKLIGKFKLTDIPPKPKGVPQIEVLFDIDADGIIKVSAKDKDTGKKSSITVFGKTGMSKDEIEDLVKKSKETTKEDAKRMSYLKHVNNLELIVFDTEQAVKDWGEYMSEEDRSSLTRHIEIVKRMINDSRNGDLFDVDLIKAAQEELKEETLAVITRAAAISRQNQIKK
- a CDS encoding uncharacterized protein (PKUD0C08460; similar to Saccharomyces cerevisiae YDL099W (BUG1); ancestral locus Anc_2.356): MSDDELSKEAKLEAARKKFEELKKNKKKKKGKKGKLATSETPEPETAPVVLEEKSPMVEGKGGVDEQADVVDEEKGVVDEEKGVVEELQETGESETHVSEKEEPLKSEKSVGAPSGEGDSSDPCQNESVENGNLPLKDANESSDTEGPETPGNKVEKGGDEVAPIVDNKASNDNDNGDQQEETKSDVSLSAIISNGQATQESTFLTSALQTTIAELQESNEKLHSEVGELKAENLELKLTKMDLEMELENVKHELKTQREEVLRLTRQLEGSKNNTHGQGSMDVYSLQNTSSFQNLTNFNIKNNSQDFMDIVDVKERLAQWKGWNMDMHGWRSIGMGPVIDA
- a CDS encoding uncharacterized protein (PKUD0C08470; similar to Saccharomyces cerevisiae YMR032W (HOF1); ancestral locus Anc_2.591), with the protein product MTSMITAMPGEKSFANFFWSKDSSGFEILSSQNQKGTKTLNSLSIFYKEFQTLENEYSRRFTSLVKKLNISKHEYGGSLQGSLETFQEQCTKIAEAHSLQSRRVNDSLQIPLLELIGERKAREKSLEAKVQQVWLQLSDYKGKCDSKSLKYEKIWKEINTLKSTRLTLDNREAQKLQEKINALKQKMYVIREENYELTRKYNEQLDHWLSLWWDSCNELQVSEEKRIKFLKRSLWEFANIESTFSVEQDQYAENIRSSLQECSAERDIASFINEFQTGDNMLAPLEFIDFANNQSRPVVMETTRKFNINDIPSIREKIEKQHQSRQKKKNPPPKVDELTDMAFEMIGKSKETFKELQEQAQKEVSQMKLSTPHEIDSKSVSEPSTFKVMSDYSTHTDQTSVLSQDANASFENDIDLHIAHLNKPQAGDDSFDRSDISESHDCLEKKNNVPLSEAGTIHTSNHEKTFSVKNDILRESMSPTKKTNSRTAKLNTFANLVKTKFEIAPQNQNCTKISRLGNRLSSNSLMLSPEEIEKSRIALAPQRKLSNGMKKSKSQYNFENKHVNMEYLPSFSSEGFPVIVHCRAKYSYTPAIPEELAFKKRDILLILHKQPDGWWFAENMRTGDSGVAPSNYLTEI
- a CDS encoding uncharacterized protein (PKUD0C08480; Pfam Domains: Hydrolase(5.6e-07)); this translates as MTVSEIKPLSVPVEEIKRKLASKQDIGFVFDIDGVLLRGKQRIVEATEMITYLQREKIPFILLTNGGGMTEEKRINFINMTLQLETPIHADQLVQAHTPMKTLIPHHKRVLVCGGPNDDIREVALNYGFEDVIRPVDVIRANPTVWPYHMFTEEQIRTWGKDPSITKLDVDGTGCRENLPIDSVLCFNDSRALATEIQLISDLLNSENGVLGTRRAIKSSKPAIPIVFSNNDFLWANEFPLPRFAMGILKMSTQTIYSKLNGGQQLEQLTLGKPEKVCYDYAHHILINWRNVLLGVNKPGNVCQPSLNDPPVCSPFKKVYMVGDNPESDITGGNRYGWGTILVKTGVYKEGDFERNPGTSKPSLGVFNNAKEGVMHALKLNGLA